The Pseudomonas sp. DG56-2 genome contains a region encoding:
- a CDS encoding DUF3445 domain-containing protein has product MTAFKPIETYSDDYTYSNSREAITRLPFPYPEDQYMYSMNVEPHVPFGTGALRAQFDIDEHYISECHHRAKTLEEQPGVHYAALPHMMEAQWDLLELLMESYSRDFPEHFTLEKNGSQWHWINRPLQIDQTFTFGDASTLPMDPMEYITRQAQGEFILLEERDETLIMGAGMATQRADYSLRFNLGMSFMEFHGPVPKLHEMGILQRALKFLLRLRPGHPVRRTNWSITVNPRLETSAETLPDWAPDRTVVTAENAGDLVNLRVELQPLHRLPRSNAVLFPVRTYLVSLKQLAEFAPQWAKRMHRVIRDLDQELVDYKGFTRYRDAMVTWLSQYDDGTPVDESKQ; this is encoded by the coding sequence ATGACCGCTTTCAAGCCCATCGAAACCTATTCCGACGACTACACCTACAGCAACAGCCGCGAAGCCATTACGCGCTTGCCGTTCCCCTACCCAGAAGACCAGTACATGTACTCGATGAACGTCGAGCCGCATGTTCCTTTTGGTACCGGAGCGCTGCGCGCCCAGTTCGATATCGACGAACACTATATCTCCGAGTGCCATCACCGGGCGAAAACCCTCGAAGAACAACCTGGTGTGCATTACGCCGCCTTGCCGCACATGATGGAAGCCCAGTGGGACCTGCTTGAACTGTTGATGGAATCTTACTCCCGCGACTTTCCCGAGCACTTCACCCTGGAGAAGAACGGCAGCCAGTGGCACTGGATCAACCGCCCGCTGCAGATCGATCAGACCTTCACCTTCGGCGACGCCAGCACCCTGCCGATGGACCCGATGGAATACATCACCCGTCAGGCCCAAGGCGAATTCATTCTCCTCGAAGAGCGCGATGAAACGCTGATCATGGGGGCCGGCATGGCTACCCAACGCGCCGATTACTCTTTGCGCTTCAACCTGGGCATGAGCTTCATGGAGTTCCACGGTCCGGTGCCGAAACTGCATGAAATGGGCATTCTGCAACGCGCATTGAAGTTCCTCCTGCGCCTGCGTCCGGGTCACCCGGTTCGCCGCACCAACTGGTCGATCACGGTTAACCCACGCCTGGAAACCTCGGCCGAGACCCTGCCGGACTGGGCGCCGGACCGTACCGTGGTCACAGCGGAAAATGCCGGTGATCTGGTCAACTTGCGTGTTGAACTGCAACCGTTGCATCGTCTGCCGCGCAGTAACGCCGTGCTGTTCCCGGTGCGCACCTACTTGGTAAGCCTCAAGCAACTGGCCGAGTTCGCTCCGCAGTGGGCCAAACGCATGCACCGGGTAATCCGCGACCTGGACCAGGAACTGGTCGATTACAAGGGTTTTACCCGTTATCGCGATGCAATGGTCACCTGGCTGTCGCAATACGACGACGGCACACCAGTGGACGAGAGCAAGCAGTAA